The genomic segment TCGCGATCTGGGGCGTAGAGAGCGACTACGGCCGCATCTCCGGCAAGCGGCCGCTGCGCGTGTCGCTGGCGACGCTGGCTTGCAACGGACGCCGCCAGCCGTTCTTCCGCAGCGAGTTCGTCGCCCTGCTCAAGCTGATGCACGACGGCGATCTGCAGAACCGTGACACCACCGGTTCCTGGGCCGGCGCGTTCGGGCACACGCAGTTCATGCCGAGCACCTACGCGCGCATCGCGGTCGATTTCGACGGCGACGGCCGCCGCGATCTGGTCGACAGCATTCCCGATGCGCTCGCGTCGACGGCGAACTACCTCAAGCGTTCGCGCGCCGGCTGGAAGACCGGGCAGCCCTGGGGTTACGAGATCAAGCTGCCGGCCGGGTTCGACACCGCGCAGGCCGGCCGCACGAGCCGCCGGACCGTCGCCGACTGGACCTCACGCGGCATCGCCCGCGTCGACGGCGGTGCGTTGCCGGCCGGCAGTACGCAGGCGGCGATTCTCGTGCCGACCGGCGCCGCGGGCCCGGCCTTCATCGTCTTCAGCAACTACGACGCGATCTTTTCCTACAACGCCGCCGAGAGCTACGCGCTGGCGATCGCGACACTCGCCGACCGGCTGCGTGGCGGCAGCGGCCTGCAGACGCCGTGGCCGACCGACGATCCGGGCCTGTCGCGCGCGCAGCGTCGTGAACTGCAGACGCAGCTGCTCGCGCGCGGCCATGCGATCGGCGAGGTCGACGGCATGATCGGCACCGCGACGCGACGCGCGATCCAGACCGAGCAGCGGCGCATCGGCCTGACTCCCGACGACGGCCGCGCCGGCGTGCGGATTCTGGATGCGCTGAAAGCGGGCCGCTGATTCCGCGCCACCGGCACTGAGACTTCGTAGGATGGGTAGAGCGCAGCGAAACCCATCATTGCCATGCGGGCGCCCCGATCGCGACGATCAAAATCGCAAGATCGAGCGCGCAGCGGATCGACCGTGACCCGCTCGAACCAGGTGCGATGGGTTTCGCTGCCCTCGACCCATCCTACGTTCGACCTCGAACCGCGATGGCGGCGAGGTCAGGCCGCCGATGCGCCGTGTTTGCGGGGCTTCGCGCGATCTGCGATCGTCGAAACTCCATCGCCATCGAGACACCACATGCGCATTCCGGTCATCGCCAGCGCGGTCCTGCTGCTCGCGGGCTGCGGCTCCTACGAGTACCGCGACAACAGCGCCGCGGTCGACGGCAATCCCTTGTGCATGAGCCGGCCGAGCCAGCCGGGCGAACCGGTGTCGCGCGATTGCGAGCGCGATGCCAGCGGTCGCTGGAGCAGCGAGCGTGACGGCCAGCCGGTGGACTTCAAGCGCACGCGCGACGATCGCTGATCGACTTCTTCTGCGGGTACGCGGCCCGCAACGCAGAACGCCCGGCACGAAGCCGGGCGTTCTGGCATTCGCAGCGGACGAACCGAATCAGCCGCAGCGGAAGCCGGTGATCTTGCCGCTCGCGTCGAGATCGATGTTCAGCCGGTCGGGGCGGAAATCCATCGTCGCCATGTCGGTCGGGCCCAGCGCGCGGTGCGACTTGGCGCCGGAATCCTGCACGGCCTTGGCGTAGACCGTTTCGCTGCCTTGGGTGCCGATCAGGCTCTGCAGCGCTTCGGTATCGCACGGCGTTTCGCCCGGCACTTCGGTCGGCGGCGCCGCGGCTTCGGGCGTATCGCCGATCTCGGCCTGCGCGGTTTCGGTTTCGATCGCGCTGCCGGCGCCGGTGTCGGCATCGGCCGCGGTCGCGGCGGGCTGTTCTTCTTCGAAGCCTTCTTCAGGCGCGGGCGTGCAGGCCGACAGAGCCAGCAGCGGGACGAGGGCGGCGGCCAGCAGAACCGGCGGCGCAACGCGGAAACGACGGATCATCGAGTGCTCCTGGAGGGGGGAACCGGCGGCCACTGTAGCCAATCGGCGGCGCCCTCGGCCACTTGCGGCATCATGGCCGGCACCTCGTTCACGGATTTTCCGATGTCCCGACCGCGTTGTCTGACCGCCCTCGTCTGCGCGCTGCTGCTCGCCGCCTGCACACCGTCGACGCCCGCCACGCCCGATGCGGACGCGTCCAGCGCCGCGCCTGCGGCCGCCGACATTCCCGGCGGCGGCATCCAGTCCGACAACCTCGCCCGGCATCTGTCGGTGCTGGCGTCCGACAAGTTCGAAGGCCGCGCGCCGACCACCGAAGGCGAGCGCCTGACGGTCGACTACATCAGCACGCAGTTCGCGGAAGCGGGCTTGGAACCCGGCGGCGATGATGGCGGCTGGACCCAAGCCGTCACGCTGGAACGCAGCGTCATCGACGGTCCGGTGACGGCGCAGCTGCACGTCGGCGGCGCCACGCGCGCGCTGGCCAATGGCGACGACATCGCGGTCGAAACCCTCCGCCCGGGCACCGGCGTCGACCTGTCGGCCACGCCGCTGGTGTTCGCCGGCTATGGCATCACCGCGCCGGAGCTCGACTGGGACGATTACGCCGGGCTCGATGTCGCCGGCAAGGTCGTCGTGGTGCTGATCAACGATCCGGATTTCGAGGCCGCCGAGCCCGGCCGCTTCGGCGGACGCGCGCTGACCTGGTACGGCCGCTGGACCTACAAGTACGAGGAAGCCGCGAAGCGCGGCGCGGCCGGCGTGCTGATCGTGCACGAGACCGAGCCGGCCTCGTATCCATGGGCGACGGTGCGCAACGGCCGCGCAGGCCCGCAGTACGACATCGTTCGCGCCGACGCCGAAGCGCATCACCTGCCGATGCGCGGCTGGATCCAGCGCGGCGTGGCCGAGCAGCTGTTCAAAGACGCCGGGCTCGACTTCGACGCCGAGAAACGCCGCGCGCAGCAGCACGGTTTCAAGGGCGGCGCGTTGGGCGATGCCACGCTCGATCTCGCGTTCGCGGTCAAGCGCGACCGCGTGATCAGCCACAACGTCGTCGGCGTGCTGCCGGGCGCGTCGCGACCCGACGAGACCGTGATCCTGTCCGGCCACTGGGACAGCTTCGGCGTGGGCGAACCCGACGACAGCGGCGACGCGATCATCAACGGCGCGGTCGACAACGCCACCGCGATCGCCTCGATGATCGAACTCGCCCGCGTCTTCGCCGCCGGCCCGCGCCCGGCGCGCACGCTGCAGTTCATCGCGCTGACGGCGGAAGAGAACGGCCTGCTCGGCGCGACCTATTACGCCGCCAATCCGCTGCGTCCGCTGGAGACCACGGCGGCGGTGCTCAACATGGAAATGTGGAGCCCGGACGGGGAGACGCACGACATCTCGTCCTGGGGCAAAGGCCGCGTGTCGCTGGAACGCGATCTCGCCACGGCCGCCGCGGTCGATGGCCGTGGCTGGTCGCCGGATCCGAATCTCGAGGCCGGCCTGTTCTACCGCGCCGACCATTTCGCGTTCGCCCAGGCCGGCGTGCCGGCGATCACGATCGGTCCCGGCATGGACCAGCTCGACGGCGGCGTCGCTGGCGGCAAGGCCGCACGCGCCGATTATTTCGCCCACCGCTACCACCAGCCGGGCGACGCCTTCGACGACAGCTGGGACATGGCCGGCCCGACCGCCGACACGCGCACGGTCTACCGCCTGGCCGAAGCGCTGGCGAACGGCGAGACGTGGCCGGCCTGGGATACGGACAGCGAGTTCAGCGCGCGGCGCGTGACGAGTGATGCGGCGCGGGCAGAGCCGGCGCGTTGATACGCGGCTCTGGGCTGCCCCTTCTCGCAAAGCGCGTTGCTGACAGGCGCAGGTCCCCACACTTCTCCCTCCGGGAGAGAGCCTGCCCCGGACTTGATCCGGGGTCGACGCGCGGAGCGCGTCGGGTGAGGGTCGGGGCTTTACCGGCGCGCGGGGGAAGCACCCTCATCCGCCCTCCGGGCACCTTCTCCCAGAGGGAGAAGGACAAGCCGGGAGCGAAAAGCAGCCTCAGCCCGCGACCAGCCGCACCCGGGCGAAATTGCGCTTGCCGACCTGCAGCACGCCTTCGAAGCCGGGCTTGAACTCCAGACCCGCGTCGTCGACCACCGCGCCGTCGACCTTGACCGCACGCTCTTTCAACTTGCGACTGGCTTCCGAATTGCTCGGCGTGATGCCGGCGGCGGTCAGCAGCGCACCGATGCGCAGGCCTTCAGCCGGCACGGTCACGTCCTGCAGCGGCAGCAGCGACACGTCGCCTTCGCCGGAGATCGCGACCTGCCAGCCGCGGATCGCGAGCTCGGCCGCGTCCGCATCGTGGAAGCGCGTCGCGAGTTCGCGCGCCAGGCGCAACTTCACGTCGCGCGGGTTCAGCGTGCCGGCCTCGACCTGCGCCTTCAGCGCCTTCGCCTCGTCGATGCCGATCTCGAAGCTCAGCAGTTCGATCCAGTCCCACATCAGCGCGTCGCCGATCTTCATGGTCTTGTTGACCATGTCGATCGCCGGTTCGGTCACACCGATGTAGTTGCCGAGCGACTTGCCCATCTTGTTGACCCCGTCGAGCCCGACCAGCAGCGGCATCGTCAGCACGATCTGCGGCGCCTGGCCGTGGCTTTCCTGCAGGCCGCGGCCCATCAGCAGGTTGAACTTCTGGTCGGTGCCGCCGCATTCGACGTCGGCCTGCAGCGCAACGGAGTCGTAGCCCTGCACCAGCGGGTAGAGGAATTCGTGGATCGCGATCGGCTGCTGGCCGGCG from the Luteimonas fraxinea genome contains:
- a CDS encoding lytic murein transglycosylase, which produces MSRLPTHRSSSPARLALSSLLLCAGGAAAQVPATPAPAAAPTYDAAAFARCISGIRGDAAKAGIPQAAFDALADVTPDMTVLPLLDSQPEFTTPLWDYLAGLVDDERVADGRARLVEHRALLDRVAAQYGVDAETVVAIWGVESDYGRISGKRPLRVSLATLACNGRRQPFFRSEFVALLKLMHDGDLQNRDTTGSWAGAFGHTQFMPSTYARIAVDFDGDGRRDLVDSIPDALASTANYLKRSRAGWKTGQPWGYEIKLPAGFDTAQAGRTSRRTVADWTSRGIARVDGGALPAGSTQAAILVPTGAAGPAFIVFSNYDAIFSYNAAESYALAIATLADRLRGGSGLQTPWPTDDPGLSRAQRRELQTQLLARGHAIGEVDGMIGTATRRAIQTEQRRIGLTPDDGRAGVRILDALKAGR
- a CDS encoding I78 family peptidase inhibitor gives rise to the protein MIRRFRVAPPVLLAAALVPLLALSACTPAPEEGFEEEQPAATAADADTGAGSAIETETAQAEIGDTPEAAAPPTEVPGETPCDTEALQSLIGTQGSETVYAKAVQDSGAKSHRALGPTDMATMDFRPDRLNIDLDASGKITGFRCG
- a CDS encoding M28 family metallopeptidase is translated as MSRPRCLTALVCALLLAACTPSTPATPDADASSAAPAAADIPGGGIQSDNLARHLSVLASDKFEGRAPTTEGERLTVDYISTQFAEAGLEPGGDDGGWTQAVTLERSVIDGPVTAQLHVGGATRALANGDDIAVETLRPGTGVDLSATPLVFAGYGITAPELDWDDYAGLDVAGKVVVVLINDPDFEAAEPGRFGGRALTWYGRWTYKYEEAAKRGAAGVLIVHETEPASYPWATVRNGRAGPQYDIVRADAEAHHLPMRGWIQRGVAEQLFKDAGLDFDAEKRRAQQHGFKGGALGDATLDLAFAVKRDRVISHNVVGVLPGASRPDETVILSGHWDSFGVGEPDDSGDAIINGAVDNATAIASMIELARVFAAGPRPARTLQFIALTAEENGLLGATYYAANPLRPLETTAAVLNMEMWSPDGETHDISSWGKGRVSLERDLATAAAVDGRGWSPDPNLEAGLFYRADHFAFAQAGVPAITIGPGMDQLDGGVAGGKAARADYFAHRYHQPGDAFDDSWDMAGPTADTRTVYRLAEALANGETWPAWDTDSEFSARRVTSDAARAEPAR
- the tyrS gene encoding tyrosine--tRNA ligase, which gives rise to MSLQPATAPLDLIARGTDEILKRDDLEARLKLGRPLRIKAGFDPTAPDLHLGHTVLLNKLRQFQDLGHQVIFLIGDFTGMIGDPSGKSATRKSLSREDVLANAETYKAQVFKVLDESKTEVRFNSEWFGTMGAADMIRLASSHTVARMLERDDFAKRYAGQQPIAIHEFLYPLVQGYDSVALQADVECGGTDQKFNLLMGRGLQESHGQAPQIVLTMPLLVGLDGVNKMGKSLGNYIGVTEPAIDMVNKTMKIGDALMWDWIELLSFEIGIDEAKALKAQVEAGTLNPRDVKLRLARELATRFHDADAAELAIRGWQVAISGEGDVSLLPLQDVTVPAEGLRIGALLTAAGITPSNSEASRKLKERAVKVDGAVVDDAGLEFKPGFEGVLQVGKRNFARVRLVAG